The Calditrichota bacterium genome includes the window CCCCGGTCATATTATTAAAAGCATTTGCCAATCCTGAAAATTCATCTTTTCCACCGACATCAATTTTATAGTCCAGGTCACCTTGCCCAATTTTAGTCGTAGCCTCTTTTAATTCTTCAATTGGTCGTGTAATTTTTTTTGATATAAAATAAGAAATTGATAAAGCCAGTATTAACCCAATCCCATAAATCAGTAAAAACGTATATAAAAAACTGTTGCGAATATTGCCGCGTACAAGCCCAAGTGTTTTATAAATTTGATTGATTTCCTGAATTTGTGGCGCGCCTTCTTTAAAGACCATTGGTAGATTGTAACGTACCTGTAAAATTGAATTCTTTTTTATTTGAGACAAAGCGAATAAAACAGTTCTGTCTGCCGAGGGCCAGATAATATTTTGTTTATTCTCTTTTAAAAATTTTGAAATTAGACCGGGATTAACAAGTTGATTGTCTTTTTGAATGTGCTCTTTGAGGGATATTAACACGTCGATGTTTTTAAATTCACTTTTTAACTCTTTAATAATTTCATCGTGCGAAAATTCATTTTTTTGGGTTTGCTCTTCAATCTCAGAATTTAGCCTTTCTTTTTGTAAACGGTAATACTCCGCAGATAAATTTAAAGCGCCGTCCAAAGCAGACTCAACCCGATCGTTTACACCAATGCTATAACTTTTATCCAGCAATTGCATCGTAAAATAAGACAAAGGTATTGCCGGGAGAATAAGTAAAAGTGATATGAAAATAAATATTTTGCTTCTAAGGGTTTTCATTTTCTTTCAGCGATTTTATGGTGAAATGGCCGGACTTTCCTGTTGCTGTATTTTTAGGATTTTCTTTGCTGGTAAAAAGGGAAATTAGACCAGACAAATTAATTGAAAATCCGGATTCATTGTCTCCGGGAGTTGATGTTTGATTTTCATTTTCTTCATCCATCCAAAACTCCAGTTTTCTTTTTTGTGTCTCAGAAATATTCTCAGGTGAAAAATAAAGAATAATTTGAATGGAATTTTCTACCGGTAATTTTTTAAACGGGAGAAGATCAAAATTTAGAGAGTCATTTAAAAAATGATTTAATTCTTCAAATTGATCAAACTGTTTCTTTTGTTTTCTGTTTGATAAAAAGTAAATCCCTTCCCAAACATCATAACGTAATTTTACTGTTCGGTAAAATTCATATACTTTCTGGCTATTTTTTTGAACAAGATCAAACCTGAAATTAAGAGTTCGCGCCATACCGCTTGCAAGGCCATCAGTTAAATCTTTGCTCAGCAGATTTTCAAAAACGGATGCAACCATAAATCTGTTATTCTGCAGAAGTGGTTTTACAGATTTTATTTTTACTTCTTGCGCAAAACAGAATGCAGAAACAAATAGTAACGCCATTATTTTTAATAGTAATTTACGCCCGCTCAGGCTCATAATTTTCCTTCTAACTAAAATGTATGTCCGAGTGAGATTTGTAATTTACTGTCATCAAATTCCAACGGGTAAGCCATATCGAGACGAATAATTCCAATGAATGGAATACGGAATCTGAGTCCAAAGCCAGCACTGTTATTAAACGATTTTAGATCTATTTTCTGAGAAGTAAGCAGGTTGGCCCCGCTATCCACAAATATTACTCCACTTAAAAAATGTTGCGGATAATGCTTTTCTGTAATTGGGAATCGAAACTCAAGACCAGCCTGGTACAACTTCTCACCACCACCGCTTGGGCTCAAACTACGATCAGAAAAACCGCGCAAACTGTTTGGCCCTCCCAAATAAAACTTTTCCCAAAAAGGTGCTGCTTCTGAAATAGAGCCAAATTTTACCCTGCCTGCTAAAACGACATGTGCAAACAAATTATGATAAGCCCTGGCGTCTAAAATAAATCTGGAGAATTCTACTTTATTTCCGGCCGGTTTTGTTGTTTGATCAAAATTTGCTCCTAACCACCACCCATTGGATGGAAAGGAGGATTGATCTCTTTTATCGAGATTAAAAGAAATATTGAAAACTGACGCTTGCCATTTTTCACCAACGTGTTTGGCTACTTCATCCGGGAAGGCAGAAAAGTCATCATTACCTACCTTGGCAATTGAATCGGGATTAATTGTATATGAAGATATTCCAAATTTAAAATGCTTAAAAAATCCCCGACGTGGTTTGAATCCGAGATAAATACCACCTTGTGGGACCGTATGAACAACTTTTTCATTTTCTATATAATGCAAAATTTCCTGGCTATGAACGTACAGCTTAGAATGAAAATCGAGATCACTATCAAAAATATTTGGGTTGATATAATTAATATCTACGCGTGTTACGCGGTCGCCAAAGGTCAATCCCAAATCAATAAAATTTCCCATCCCAAAAATGTTATCCAGATTGAGGCTGACCGGAGTTAGAAACCAACCGTCAAGTTCGCTAAAGCCGCCCTTAAAACGAAAGTGTGGCCAATACCTTTCTTCAACTGTTATGGTCAAATTCAATAATCCTGGCGCTGAACCGGCTCGTGGTTGTAAAACAACATCACTAAAAATCTCAAGTGATTTTAATTTTTCAATACCCTCATTTATTTTTTCATCTGCTAGAGTGTCGCCAATTGCAAACGGCAGGTTTTCAAATACAACATAGTCAGAACTTTTGCTGTTGCCTTCAATTGATATATTTTCAATTATAAACTTTTTCGATGGCCGGGTGTTTTGTGTGAAAGCTGTCTGAAATAAACAGACAAATAAAAGAAGAGGGATCAATGTAGTTTTCATGGTTTAATCTAATTTATAAAATTAAGTTTTTCAAAGTGCGCTTCTGATAAAAACCTCCCAGGCTTAATACCCGGAAGGTTATATAATCGAGTTAAAGTTTTATTTAAATAGATTTATGCCTGATTTTTTCCCGCCTTGCGAAAGTTCACCTTCACCAGAATCATTAAAGTTTACATCGTATGTTTCACCCTCATAACTCAAAGTTCCCGTGCATGTCTGATCCGGTGAGAAGTAATAATCGGCTACAATTAAAGGATCATCGCCATTGTCATAAGCTGTTTCCGACTCGAACACTTCATAATGAAGATGCGAGCTGCCATCAAAATAATACTCTGCACTCAGCACAATGTAAGATCCATCAAAAGATATCCAGTTTCCATCAAGATTGGATTCATTCTCCGTTTCATTAATTGTGAGTGTACCATGCGCGCCATTGGATTTAGTAATTTCAAAAACCGATGTTGTAACTCCGGCTTCTTCAGAAACCTGCAAAGCAACTCTTTCTGAATCAACTCTGCCGGACTCAAAATAAACAGCTTCTGAAAAGTCAGCATTAAAAATTGAATCGGGTAAGGTGACCGAAACCTGGGCATTCTTGACAATTTTATCAATATAACGGCCTTCAGGAAAATCTATAGTCTCTGAATAAGAACCTTGCAAATCATCTTCAACACTATCAAATGTACCGGAAACCAATATGCCTTCACGTGTTTTTTTCTCAAAAGTACCTGTTCCATCGTTCTTAAATGTTACCTGGCGATAAGCTGTTTTACCATCACGAAAATCAAAATCTTCCCGCAATGTGCCAGACTCATCAGGCTTAATTTCAACCATTTGTTTAAGATGGCTTAGCTGCCGTCCACTTTCGTACCAGGCATCCGTTGTGGCGATAATCCCGGTAACATCGCTTTCATCCCAATCTGTTACTTCAGCATTGGTTTGAATTTTTTGGACAAAGAAACCTTCCTCAAAAGTTTGTAATTGATGCAAAGTCTTAAGTTGATCATCACCATCATAATCAAGTGTAAAATTTAGAAAAGCCGTTACATGGGAAGAATCATATTCAATATTACGCCAGGCGGCAAACTTATATTTTACCTCATAATAACGGGCGATGCTGGTTTCAGAATTGTAATACAAACCCTTGCGAACGCCAATCACCGTATTGTCTTCAAAAAATAATAGGGAATCACCATTTGTTTTTCCAAGAATTTGCATTTTCGAAACATACTGCTTCATCTCTTTATTTAAGAGGAGGGCATTTGATTTTAAGGCAGACATTTTTGAGAGTCCCTCAACACCTTCATCTTCAAGGTAGTCAGAGTTTTGAGTTAATGACTTCATTTCCGAACCTGAGACAACCGTTTTGTTTAATTGCCAGCCAACCGGAGCCTGGTCTTTTACAAACTGGGATACTTCCAGTGAATCGTCATTTGAAGTTGGGTCAACTTCGCAACCGTAGAAAATAAAACTAAAAAAGCTTGCTGCTAAAAGTAATTTAAATGTGCGCATGGGGCACCTCCTGAAATAAGTTGAACATTTGTTAATTCTGTCTGCTTTATTACAAGGGTAGTGCCAAAGATTTCAAAAACGATCCAATCGTTTGATTTTATAGGACTTAGCGCAGAAAGCGGTATTAGAAAAAAGAAGAGGGTTTGTGGTTTTTAGTCCACATTGTGGTTTTTAAGACAATAGTTTTCCGGGAAGAAAATGCGTGCTTTAATTCTGATTTAATGCCTTTGTTATAGCAGCTTCAGCCAATGGAGCCATTACTTTATATCCTGCTTTGTTTGGGTGAACGCCATCGTAAGTTAGCTCATCCTTCAAGCCATTTTGATCATTGACCATGGATTGAAAATAATCCAGATAAACGAGTCCATTTTCATATGAATAGTCTTTTATCATTTTATTTAGCTTAATTATCTTTTCAGAAGGGTTTAAACCGGGTTTCCAGGGATAATCCAATACAGGCAAAACTGAACAAAGCACAACTTTTATTTTATTTGCTGTCGCCACTTCGGCCATGGATTTAATATTATCGAAAATCATTTTATTTGTCGATGGCCCGGTATTTCCGGCAATGTCATTTGTACCGGCCAGAATAACAACTACAGCAGACTTTAGATCGACCACATCCGCTCTGAAACGAATTAACATTTGCGGCGTGGTTTGCCCGCTTATGCCACGGTTGATATATGGTTTTCCAGAAAAAAAGCTTGAGTCAAATCTTGCCCAGCTATCTGTGATTGAATTGCCCATAAAAACAACTCTGTTCTCACCATCTGTGGGATCAGCAAGTTTTTGATTTTCATTTTTAAAACGGTTTAAGTTGGCCCAATCCTGCACTTGGGAAAAGCTAGTTAAAAACCATCCTATAAAGATTAACAATATCAGCTTCATCTATAATGCCCTAATTAGAAATATTTTCAAGGTAGTTTTTTAAACGGTTTTGAATAAAATAAGTCCACCCTCCAAGACAACTATCTCCCGTGAATTCCGGGATATCTTGCGGGAAACTTTCTGTTACCGTGTGGATCAATCTTAACATCGTTCCATTTTCCTGTTCAAATAATTCAAATATTACAAATGAATCGCCTGGATACTCTTTGTATTTCCAGTTATAAACAATTTTCTTCTGTGGATCTACTTCTGTTATTTCCCATAAATGCAGAAAATCCCTCTCTCCGGTATTAACATTAAATTGCGTTTTAAAACCAACCTCGGGTTTAAAGGATTCGATATCTTCAAAAAACCATCCAATCATCTGTTCTAATTTTGTAATTGCATCCCAAACAGTTTTTAAAGAATTGTTGAAAACTTGTTCAACAATAATTGGATCGTTTAAAGTATTCATGGTTATCTCACTATTCACCAATTTCTTTTAAATGTTCAAAGGTGTAAATCCCGGCATTGTGGCCATCACTAAAAGAAAAACGAATGGCATATCGTCCGATCATTTCCCAGTTTCTAAAAAAGACATTATTTGGATTGGCTTTCAATATCTTAAATGGATTTTCCTTTGGCTTTTCTTCATCCTTGCAAGTAGCACACGGACATTGGCCACGAACCTTTTCTGCAAAAAATACGCTTTCTGATTCATCATCCCATTTAATGGCAATGGCCTGGTCACTAATTTGCTCTACTGATTTTGGTATCATTTTTTTACCACCATTTTATATTTAGTATTCAAATTTCAGATACCGTCCACTATCTCTATAATATTCGGTAAACTTGATTCGTTGCATTTTGGCTTGACAAATTTCCTGGTATCTAATCTTTGTCTATTGCATAAGGGATTCTTCTCTCCACTTCGTTCCACTCAGAATGACAGCTATGGGAGCAATTTTCATCACAAACAGGCAATCAACAATCCTTCAATCTTACAATAATCAATGAGCTCGTTCTGCCCAAACCTGGACAAGATTAACAATTGTTTCAACCGCCTTTTGCATATCCTGAATTGCAATCCATTCTTTTTTGCTGTGAAAATTATGGCCGCCCGTAAAAACATTTGGTGTTGGAAGCCCCATATAAGACAGCCGTGCTCCATCAGTACCACCACGGATAAGTCCATGTTTTGCTTCCAGCCCGCTGCGTTTAACAGCCTCCATTGCATTGTCCATTACCTCAGGATATTCATTAACTTTGTATTTCATATTTCTGTATTGCTCTTTAAACAGAATTTCAACCTTTGCAGGAGCATACTTAACATTCAATTTTTCTACAAGGGATTGTAAGTATTTTTCTTTTTCTTTAATACCATCATCTGTAAAGTCCCGAACGATAAAATCTATAGATAAATTTTCCACATTGCCGCGAATTGAATTTGGGTGAACATATCCTTCACGGCCAGCTGTAGTTTCCGGTGATAAACTGTCTTTTGGAAGCTGTTCAATCAGATCAGCAGCGATTTTTAAACCATTAATCATTTTATTTTTTGCATATCCAGGGTGAACATTGACCCCAAAAATATTTACAGTAGCTGCATCTGCACAAAAGGTTTCATCTTCAACTTCCCCGGCCGGGCCGCCATCAATTGTGTATGCAAAATCAGCTCCAAAATGCTCAACGTCAAAATGATCAACACCAGCACCAATTTCTTCATCTACAGTAAAACCAATCCGAAGCTTACCATGTTTTATTTCCGGATTTTCCTTTAAATATTGTAAAGCACCCATTATTTCTGCAACACCCGCTTTATTATCTGCCCCAAGCAGTGTCGTACCATCTGTGGTAATTATATCAAAACCAACCATGTTTTTTAAATCAGGATTATCTTTCGGGGAAATAACAACAGATGTATCCTTTGGTAATACAATATCTTTTCCATTATAGTTTTTATGAATAACGGGGTTTACATTTTCTCCTGTTACATCGGGGGCAGTATCTACATGGGCAATTAAACCAACAACCGGTACATTGTGCGCTACATTAGATGGCAATGTAGCCATGACATACCCGTCTTTTGTCAGTTCAACTTCTTCAAGATTTAAGTCTTTAAGTTCGCCAACCAGTTTTCTTGAGAGATTTAATTGTTTTTCTGTGCTGGGGTATGATGTGGATTTTGGATCCGACTGGGTATCAATTTTTACATAACTTAAAAAGCGATCTAAAAACAAGCCTGTTTCAATTTTCATATTTTCTCCGATTAAATCTAATATTAATTTTAGCCACAAATATTACTATATATTTTGAATTGAAAATACACAATTAATTCTATTAAAAAAACCCTTGATAGCTGAGGAATTCAGTTATTTTAGATCATAAACTATTGATATTAAAGATATAAGGGTGTGCTAACATAATACTTTATTGACCAGCATTTAAAATATTGTTAAAGATATTTTATTGAGGGGACGATTTAGAAGACCAGCGTTTTGACAAGGCGCAAACTTCACAGTGTTTTATTTAATTTAACATTTCTTTCTTTTCTTTCGGGATTTATTAAATCCCATATCATATCAAAATATTAACTTAAGGATAAGTATGCCTACGTCCCAAAGGGCAAAATCATTTGCGCAATTTGTAAGTGTGTTTATTATTTTTCAGTTTTTATCAGCCGCTCTTTTTGCAAATAATAAATCACTAATATTTGAAAAGCTTTCCATTGAACAGGGCCTTTCTCAAACTACGATTAATTCAATTCTGCAGGATAGCAGAGGATTTATCTGGTTTGCTACACAAGATGGGCTCAACCGTTATGATGGATATTCATTTACTATTTATAAGAAAAAATTTAATGATTCCAATTCGCTTAGTGAAAATTGGCTTACCGTTTTAAAAGAAGATAATAAAGGAAATATTTGGATTGGAACTGCTGGTGGTGGATTAAACAAGTTTGATCTTAAAACCAAGGAATTTTCAGTATTTCGTTCCAACGAAGACAGAAATAGTTTGAACAATGATCACATTAAATCCATATTTATAGATAAAAAAAATGTTTTATGGATTGGAACTGCCGGAAACGGGTTAATCCGCTTTGACCCTGAGAAAAATAATTTTTTTCAAATCCACTACAAATCAACCACTGATGAAAACATCAACATTAATGATGTAATTGATATCGCTCAGGATCAAAATGAGTTGCTTTGGTTCATGAGTTCTGATAATAATTTATTTACATACAACCAAACCAATAAAAAAACTTCATTTATAAAGTCTTTTAAACTAGATGATGATTCCAACACAAAAGCAAGCAAAATGATTGTTGATGTTTTTGGTGAAGTATGGGTCGGCACCGCCGGCAAGGGAATCGCCATTTTCAATTCTGAATCAAAAGCCACAAGGCATTTTACAACAGCAAATTCTAAACTTGTAAACAATCATATCAATTCCATAACTGAAGATTCTGAAAAAAATATATGGATTGGAACTGGTAGTGGTTTGAGTATTTACAATCAAAAAGAAAAAAGTTTTAGTAATATTGTGCACGATCCTTTGAGGACTACAAGCCTGTCAGAAAATCTTATCTTTTCAATTTATGAAGATAATGCAGGTATTATGTGGATTGGAACAAAGGGAAACGGAATAAACAAACTAAATAAGCAGAAATCTGTTTTCCAAAATTATAAATCTTTGGTAAAATCGAAGAACAGCCTGCTGGATAACTCAATCTGGAGTTTTGAGGAGGATCATAAAAGAACTATTTGGATTGGAACAAACAAAGGTTTAAATGCCTTTGATCCTTCTTCCGAAAAGTTTACTCGTTTCAGTTTTAAAAGTGAAGTACGCGCGCTTAAAGAAGATAGAAACGGGAATTTATGGATTGGTACGAATGGCAGTGGTTTAAAAAAGTTCAATTCAAACCGTACATCAATCCAACATTTCAACCATAACAGTGACTCAAACAGTCTTAGTAATAACCAAATACGGGTAATATTTGAGGATAAAGAATCGCGGTTATGGATTGGTACCTGGGATGGTTTAAATCTTTATGATAAAAACAAAAATAGGTTTATCTCATACAAACATATCGATGGAGATGGACAAAGCCTACCGGATAATCGCATCCGTTCTTTATATGAAGACACCAAGGGAAATTTTTGGGTTGGAACATACAACGGTCTTGCTTTATTAGATAGAAATACAGGAAAAAGTATAACATTTAAACCCGATGAACAAAATCCAAACAGTATTAGCCACAACCGCATTTTAAGTATTTTTGAATCTGAAAGCGATAGTACTTTGTGGATTGGTACTTTCTCCGGTCTCAATAAATACAATCCAGAGAATTCCACTTTTTCACATTATACAATAGAAAATGGCTTGCCCAACGATGTTATTTATGGAATTATTGAGGACAACTCCGGATACTTATGGCTAAGCACAAACCTTGGTCTGGCAAAATTTGACCCAATAAAAGAAGAGTTTAAAAACTTTAATATTCAAGATGGATTGCAAAGTAATGAGTTTAACGGTGGCGCCTATTTGAAAACCCTTTCCGGTGAATTGTATTTTGGCGGTATAAATGGATTTAACCGTTTCTCACCTTCGCGAATTAGAGTAAATAAGAATATCCCCAAAATACAGCTG containing:
- a CDS encoding DUF971 domain-containing protein, whose product is MIPKSVEQISDQAIAIKWDDESESVFFAEKVRGQCPCATCKDEEKPKENPFKILKANPNNVFFRNWEMIGRYAIRFSFSDGHNAGIYTFEHLKEIGE
- a CDS encoding BamA/TamA family outer membrane protein translates to MKTTLIPLLLFVCLFQTAFTQNTRPSKKFIIENISIEGNSKSSDYVVFENLPFAIGDTLADEKINEGIEKLKSLEIFSDVVLQPRAGSAPGLLNLTITVEERYWPHFRFKGGFSELDGWFLTPVSLNLDNIFGMGNFIDLGLTFGDRVTRVDINYINPNIFDSDLDFHSKLYVHSQEILHYIENEKVVHTVPQGGIYLGFKPRRGFFKHFKFGISSYTINPDSIAKVGNDDFSAFPDEVAKHVGEKWQASVFNISFNLDKRDQSSFPSNGWWLGANFDQTTKPAGNKVEFSRFILDARAYHNLFAHVVLAGRVKFGSISEAAPFWEKFYLGGPNSLRGFSDRSLSPSGGGEKLYQAGLEFRFPITEKHYPQHFLSGVIFVDSGANLLTSQKIDLKSFNNSAGFGLRFRIPFIGIIRLDMAYPLEFDDSKLQISLGHTF
- a CDS encoding GAF domain-containing protein, whose product is MPTSQRAKSFAQFVSVFIIFQFLSAALFANNKSLIFEKLSIEQGLSQTTINSILQDSRGFIWFATQDGLNRYDGYSFTIYKKKFNDSNSLSENWLTVLKEDNKGNIWIGTAGGGLNKFDLKTKEFSVFRSNEDRNSLNNDHIKSIFIDKKNVLWIGTAGNGLIRFDPEKNNFFQIHYKSTTDENININDVIDIAQDQNELLWFMSSDNNLFTYNQTNKKTSFIKSFKLDDDSNTKASKMIVDVFGEVWVGTAGKGIAIFNSESKATRHFTTANSKLVNNHINSITEDSEKNIWIGTGSGLSIYNQKEKSFSNIVHDPLRTTSLSENLIFSIYEDNAGIMWIGTKGNGINKLNKQKSVFQNYKSLVKSKNSLLDNSIWSFEEDHKRTIWIGTNKGLNAFDPSSEKFTRFSFKSEVRALKEDRNGNLWIGTNGSGLKKFNSNRTSIQHFNHNSDSNSLSNNQIRVIFEDKESRLWIGTWDGLNLYDKNKNRFISYKHIDGDGQSLPDNRIRSLYEDTKGNFWVGTYNGLALLDRNTGKSITFKPDEQNPNSISHNRILSIFESESDSTLWIGTFSGLNKYNPENSTFSHYTIENGLPNDVIYGIIEDNSGYLWLSTNLGLAKFDPIKEEFKNFNIQDGLQSNEFNGGAYLKTLSGELYFGGINGFNRFSPSRIRVNKNIPKIQLTSFTKFGKAVNLENAIEESKEIQLSYKDNYFSFEFAALDYSNPGKNQYAYKLEGFDEEWIESDTRRYASYTNLEAGEYTFLVKGSNNDGIWNNEGVALDIIITPPYWSTWWFRLTVSVLLAISVYTIYKRRSNRFKRQKAELKKKVREKTTELISQNLKLQNAQNETNKITTQISLLYKVSQKISSELDLDKLLNDIVHSAQSEFNYYGVMLLITNKTGNQLNLKSIAGGYENEYPSDLMVEFGKGMIGKAATTKKIQLSNNVEDCSDYIRNENDLTKAELAVPLISGNKVIGVLDIQSGESETFENSDISAMETFATQITAAIENARLYRQTQISHDELSEAKKETDNILNNVDQGFFLVNKECEIGSQYSKSLETIFSKTQLAHNSFLDILAGKIPQHLFTNIQEYLELMFRDDIEEETINNLNPLSDIQLNFSKTDTVLTQSKHLSFKFKRIADQSDETKQLIVTVRDITDRIELSKKLEKQEDQTKKQMEWLINILHIAPELLREFIDEANTVIDVVENQIRQINPNGDFKKDLQKIYKNIHFISDKSEQIELRYIAHHITEFEEKIDAFKQKEQISGMDFVPLIIDLGKIKTTIKELDKLINKIGKFHSGFSKSEKEQPALEVN
- the pepT gene encoding peptidase T, whose translation is MKIETGLFLDRFLSYVKIDTQSDPKSTSYPSTEKQLNLSRKLVGELKDLNLEEVELTKDGYVMATLPSNVAHNVPVVGLIAHVDTAPDVTGENVNPVIHKNYNGKDIVLPKDTSVVISPKDNPDLKNMVGFDIITTDGTTLLGADNKAGVAEIMGALQYLKENPEIKHGKLRIGFTVDEEIGAGVDHFDVEHFGADFAYTIDGGPAGEVEDETFCADAATVNIFGVNVHPGYAKNKMINGLKIAADLIEQLPKDSLSPETTAGREGYVHPNSIRGNVENLSIDFIVRDFTDDGIKEKEKYLQSLVEKLNVKYAPAKVEILFKEQYRNMKYKVNEYPEVMDNAMEAVKRSGLEAKHGLIRGGTDGARLSYMGLPTPNVFTGGHNFHSKKEWIAIQDMQKAVETIVNLVQVWAERAH
- a CDS encoding SRPBCC domain-containing protein translates to MNTLNDPIIVEQVFNNSLKTVWDAITKLEQMIGWFFEDIESFKPEVGFKTQFNVNTGERDFLHLWEITEVDPQKKIVYNWKYKEYPGDSFVIFELFEQENGTMLRLIHTVTESFPQDIPEFTGDSCLGGWTYFIQNRLKNYLENISN
- a CDS encoding acylhydrolase — protein: MKLILLIFIGWFLTSFSQVQDWANLNRFKNENQKLADPTDGENRVVFMGNSITDSWARFDSSFFSGKPYINRGISGQTTPQMLIRFRADVVDLKSAVVVILAGTNDIAGNTGPSTNKMIFDNIKSMAEVATANKIKVVLCSVLPVLDYPWKPGLNPSEKIIKLNKMIKDYSYENGLVYLDYFQSMVNDQNGLKDELTYDGVHPNKAGYKVMAPLAEAAITKALNQN
- a CDS encoding HAMP domain-containing protein, whose amino-acid sequence is MKTLRSKIFIFISLLLILPAIPLSYFTMQLLDKSYSIGVNDRVESALDGALNLSAEYYRLQKERLNSEIEEQTQKNEFSHDEIIKELKSEFKNIDVLISLKEHIQKDNQLVNPGLISKFLKENKQNIIWPSADRTVLFALSQIKKNSILQVRYNLPMVFKEGAPQIQEINQIYKTLGLVRGNIRNSFLYTFLLIYGIGLILALSISYFISKKITRPIEELKEATTKIGQGDLDYKIDVGGKDEFSGLANAFNNMTGELQTNQQQILQLEKMATWQQLARRLAHEIKNPLTPIQLMAQQMRDTYKGDDQAYKKMLDECSEIIEDEVGSLKNLVKEFSDFARLPEFNPEKQNIAALISTIKKLYLQANIETVLPDGPVELSFDYDHLKRVLINLVDNALAASGENSPVRIELAKKENGVEIFVSDQGEGISSENVKKIFEPYFSTKRSGVGLGLAIVKKIIEEHGGKISVESDLGEGTVFKISLFLE